The following proteins come from a genomic window of Miscanthus floridulus cultivar M001 chromosome 2, ASM1932011v1, whole genome shotgun sequence:
- the LOC136522029 gene encoding tubulin beta-3 chain, protein MREILHIQGGQCGNQIGAKFWEVICGEHGVDSTGRSSGTSPQQLERINVYYNEAGGGRYVPRAVLMDLEPGTMESIRAGPFGGIFRPDNFVYGQSGAGNNWAKGHYTEGAELIDSVLDVVRKEAENCDCLQGFQVCHSLGGGTGSGMGTLLISKIREEYPDRMMLTFSVFPSPKVSDTVVEPYNATLSVHQLVENADECMVLDNEALYDICFRTLKLTNPSFGDLNHLISATMSGVTCCLRFPGQLNSDLRKLAVNLIPFPRLHFFMVGFAPLTSRGSQQYRALTVPELTQQMWDAKNMMCAADPRHGRYLTASAMFRGKMSTKEVDEQMINVQNKNSSYFVEWIPNNVKSSVCDIPPVGLSMASTFVGNSTSIQEMFRRVSEQFTAMFRRKAFLHWYTSEGMDEMEFTEAESNMNDLVAEYQQYQDATAEEYDEEEQDGEEEHA, encoded by the exons ATGAGGGAGATCCTGCACATACAGGGCGGCCAGTGCGGCAACCAGATCGGCGCCAAGTTCTGGGAGGTGATCTGCGGAGAGCACGGCGTCGACTCCACGGGCCGCTCCTCAGGGACCTCCCCGCAGCAGCTCGAGCGGATCAACGTCTACTACAACGAGGCCGGCGGCGGCCGCTACGTGCCCCGCGCCGTGCTCATGGACCTGGAGCCCGGCACCATGGAGTCCATCCGCGCTGGCCCCTTCGGCGGCATCTTCCGCCCCGACAACTTCGTCTACGGCCAGTCCGGCGCCGGGAACAACTGGGCCAAGGGACACTACACCGAGGGCGCCGAACTCATCGACTCCGTCCTCGACGTCGTGCGCAAGGAGGCCGAGAACTGCGACTGCCTCCAGG GGTTCCAAGTATGCCACTCCCTGGGTGGCGGCACTGGTTCTGGCATGGGCACGCTGCTCATCTCCAAGATCCGGGAGGAGTACCCGGACCGCATGATGCTCACCTTCTCCGTGTTCCCGTCGCCCAAGGTGTCCGACACCGTCGTGGAGCCCTACAACGCGACGCTGTCCGTGCACCAGCTCGTGGAGAACGCGGACGAGTGCATGGTCCTTGACAACGAGGCGCTCTATGATATTTGCTTCCGCACCCTCAAGCTCACCAACCCTTCAT TTGGTGACCTGAACCATCTGATCTCGGCGACCATGAGCGGCGTGACGTGCTGCCTGCGGTTCCCGGGCCAGCTGAACTCGGACCTCCGCAAGCTGGCAGTGAACCTGATCCCGTTCCCGCGGCTGCACTTCTTCATGGTGGGGTTCGCGCCGCTGACGTCGCGCGGGTCGCAGCAGTACCGCGCGCTGACGGTGCCGGAGCTGACGCAGCAGATGTGGGACGCCAAGAACATGATGTGCGCGGCGGACCCGCGGCACGGGCGGTACCTGACGGCGTCCGCCATGTTCCGGGGCAAGATGAGCACCAAGGAGGTGGACGAGCAGATGATCAACGTGCAGAACAAGAACTCCTCCTACTTCGTGGAGTGGATCCCCAACAACGTCAAGTCCAGCGTGTGCGACATCCCGCCCGTTGGGCTGTCCATGGCCTCCACCTTCGTGGGCAACTCCACCTCCATCCAGGAGATGTTCCGCCGCGTGAGCGAGCAGTTCACGGCCATGTTCCGGCGCAAGGCCTTCTTGCATTGGTACACCAGCGAAGGCATGGACGAGATGGAGTTCACCGAGGCCGAGAGCAACATGAACGACCTCGTCGCCGAGTACCAGCAGTACCAGGACGCCACCGCCGAGGAGTATGACGAGGAAGAGCAAGACGGCGAGGAGGAGCACGCCTGA
- the LOC136536358 gene encoding uncharacterized protein, with the protein MEAYCKLVHCLEDKFDGLELNHIARKYNKAAEELAKMASARAPVPPNIFARDLYKPSINYASAAEEGPLAKTTTGLDAPSATETLSTKPEVMKVSTEPPQNDKDADW; encoded by the coding sequence atggaggcgtactgcaagttggtacactgcctggaagacaagttcgatggtctcgagctcaaccacatcgcaCGGAAATACAACAAGGCCGCGGaggaactagcaaagatggcctcggctcgggctccggtccccccgaacatctttgccagggacctctaCAAGCCTTCCATTAACTACGCCTcggcagcggaagagggcccactggCCAAAACCACCacggggctcgacgccccctctgctacCGAGACTCTTTcaaccaagcccgaggtcatgaaAGTCAGCACCGAGCCTCCCCAGAACGACAAGGACGCAGACTGGTGA